The stretch of DNA GGCGGAGTTCTCCGGGATCTTCGGGACTGCGCGCTCCTACGACTTCGATCCCCGGGACATACAGTTGAGGGAAAACGCCGCCGAGGTGGACGTGACCATCGAGTTCGGAACCCGGGGCAACCTGGAATCGGAGACCTCCCGGGTGCGGCTGGTCAAGGAAAAGGGCGAGTGGCTCATCGACTCCTTCCCCTTCTTCATCTACTGACCACCGGTGAAGAAAAGCCGTCGTTCCGGTACCGTCCCATTCTCCGGCATCTCTCAAAGACAACCCCGTTTTTACCTGATGCCAGGTATAGGATTCTCAACCGCAAAGCCTGCCCACGGGATTGCGCATACCTGGAAACGATTGCTTGGAACCGTCCATGAACGTCGTAATGCCACCGTTTAAACAAAACAGAATTCCCCACAGCGGCACAGCCAGACAGCAATTAAATTATTGTCTTTTGCCCATATAAGGGCTATGATTTCAAGGCCCGTATAAACTTGGATTTCCTTCCTAATCCCTATGTAAATAATTACCGCTTGTTTTTTATAGGCATATGTATAATAATTTTACCGGAGGACGACCGGGACAGAGAAACAAGCGGAGGTGAGGACGTGCCTGGCGAGGAGAAAGCCGCGCCCCGGGAACCGGAAGGTGAAAAGGTCCCCGCGATAGACCGCTTTCTGGCCGTCATGAGCGGCAAGGGAGGCGTGGGAAAGTCGTCCGTCACGGCCCTGCTCGCGGCGGGCCTTCAGAAAAAAGGCTTGGCGGTGGGGGTCCTCGATGCCGACATCACCGGCCCCAGCATCCCCAAGGTCATGGGCGTCAGGGGACAGATAACGGTGGAGAACGGTAAGATGGTGCCTCCCCTTTCCGCGGGAGGCATAAGGGTCATGTCCGCCAACCTGCTACTCGACAGGGAGGATGACGCCCTTATCTGGAGAGGCCCCTTGGTCTCCAACGCCATCAGGCAGTTCTGGGAGGATACCGATTGGGGAAAGCTGGATTACCTGCTCCTCGACCTGCCTCCGGGAACCTCAGATGCTCCCCTGACCATAATGCAGATGCTCACAGAGACCGACGTGCTCATCGTCACCTCCCCGCAGGTGCTGGCCTCCATGGTCGTGCGCAAGGCCATAAACATGGCCCGCAAGGTGGGCGGGAGGATCATCGGCGTGGTGGAAAACATGGGCACGGCCTTATGCCCGCACTGCGGAAAGACCTTCGAGCTCTTCGGGGGTGAGGGGACGGAGCAGATGATAAGGGACATGGGGCTCCCCCTACTGGGAAAGATCCCCCACGACCAGCGCATAAGTGAACTGTGCGATATCGGGGCCATAGAGACCTACGAGTCGGAGGCGGTTAACGCCATGGTGGCGTCGATCCTGGCCGTCACCGGCCACGAGGACTGACGCTAACGCCGTCCGGAAAGCGGTAGGGAAAGAGCGAGCTCGACCGGTCGGCTCACTCCGCGCGTAGATTAGCGCCTCCGCCGGGAAGGGAGGTGAAGAGAATGGGTCCATTCGGAAGGGGTGAAGGAAGAGGAGCCGGACGCCCCGCGGGAGGGCGCGGGCTGGGCGGAAGCTCCCGCTGTACCTGCCCCAGGTGCGGATACAGCGAACCCCATCGGAGGGGCATACCATGTTCCAGCAAGCGCTGTCCCAAGTGCGGAACCCCCATGGCGGGTGAGCGATGCTGAGCGTTGAGGGTCGCCGCGGCCACCTTTCGGCGGGAAACGGGCACCTTTAACCGGTGCGGAGGCCCGGCGGGTGGTCGGCGTGGCGGAATCACCCGCGCGGGCGATCGTTCCCCCGCAAAAAGGCTCGGCCGGTATGACATCAGGTAACGCAGGCAAGGAGGTCTGAAGATGAAAATAGCAGTTTCCTCGACTGGACCCGATCTGGAGAGCGCCGTGGATCCGCGTTTCGGACGCTGCGCTTATCTGCTCTTCGTGGACATGGATACCCTGGAGTTCGAGGCGGTTTCCAACCCCAACGTCTCCGCTGGCGGAGGTGCGGGCATCGGAACCGCCCAGATGGTGGTGGACCGGGGCGCGAAAGCGGTGCTCACCGGGAACGTGGGGCCCAACGCCTTCGGGGTCCTGAGCCAGGCTGGAATTGCCG from Actinomycetota bacterium encodes:
- a CDS encoding Mrp/NBP35 family ATP-binding protein, with translation MPGEEKAAPREPEGEKVPAIDRFLAVMSGKGGVGKSSVTALLAAGLQKKGLAVGVLDADITGPSIPKVMGVRGQITVENGKMVPPLSAGGIRVMSANLLLDREDDALIWRGPLVSNAIRQFWEDTDWGKLDYLLLDLPPGTSDAPLTIMQMLTETDVLIVTSPQVLASMVVRKAINMARKVGGRIIGVVENMGTALCPHCGKTFELFGGEGTEQMIRDMGLPLLGKIPHDQRISELCDIGAIETYESEAVNAMVASILAVTGHED